The following is a genomic window from Daphnia magna isolate NIES linkage group LG4, ASM2063170v1.1, whole genome shotgun sequence.
TTGGGTCACTCAAacttggcctttttttttaaattttttaaataccttaTATCTGGGATGTGATCTTCCATGACGAGATCGACCAACTGAAGCCTCTTCTGGCTGGAACTTGACAGCCGATCGGCTACTGCTGGATAAAGTTCTAACCATTTACGTTGTCCTCGTCGTCGTAAGGCATCCAGTGGATTGACTGGATCATCCTCTTCCGTCCGGTCGAAAGATGATCCTGTCTTAGCACTGCCATCTAGTAACtgaaaagagaattttttttatttttttttcaaatttaagtTGAAATGGGGCGAATTTTAAATCGTACGTGGATTAGATGGTTGGGTATTTCATCTGGTCGACTAGGAATCATGGTCAAGTGGGCAAAAGGTTTCGTTTCATCCGCCCGTCTTCTAAGCAGTTGGAAACGAACGTTGGAGTCGAATTGCTCTGCAGAACAGAACGTTTGTTCATCGTCATTTTTGACGACTTCTCTGTCACTTTTACCGGCCCTCCATTCCAGCCGTTTCATTTTCTAAAGAATTCAAATAgaattttcattattttcgtTTCACAAAATGACGAATGAAATTTCACCCACCTCGATTTTGTCTAGCGTCTCTGCATTGGCCGGATCGTTCGGGTCCAGTTGCGTTTTCGTATTGATCCATACCGACGTCTCAGCATTAGCTGTTGGCGGAACGTCTGTGTTGATTGGCGCTTTAATGTTGCCCTGACTGTCTGTGCCCCATCCTATTTTGACTACCAACGTTCCACTTGtccatttttcttgttggttTTGTTCGTTTTCTTGTCCTGGTTGCTTCCATCCGCAGCCGACTGTTCCGAAATCGTCCGTCGGCTGCTCAACCAAAGCGCTTTGGAATTTCAAATGTCTTTCAGGCTGTTTGGCGAAACTTGCATTCCTGCCAAAATAATTGgcagatttttttgttttgtgtgtgtgttttgaataatttttgaattgcgCTTGCCAAATGTTTTTACTTACGCCGATGGGATGGGAACATTTACAACGGCGAGTAAAATCCATTTTTTCTGACTCTGCCTGATTTTGTGGAACAATTGAATGGAAATGTTTTGCGGCTTGTCTCTGATCCATAAATGAAAGGCTTGTTGAATCTCATCGGCCGTAAAATCTTGGTCCATGTGGAAGACATCCGATGTGGCAATCTCTTCTTGATTGACTGAAATCTTGAATTGGTAGACGCATTTCTTAATGGCGTCTATTCTACGCTGTTCCCTGTCGTTTCGATAAATATTTTgccttttcaaatttttgcgcgggttaaaaaagaaaattcgaaaaagGTCCATCTACCGGTCGTTGATTGTACCAGGAGCGTTTGTCAGGACCGTCGGGAATCCACAAAAGGTTCGGAATTGTCTCACCAGATGGCATGAGCGATTCTTCCATCGTTTTGATTATATCAGCCCGTGTCTGTTCCTCGTCAAATTCACGATCCGTCGGCGCTTCCGGCTCACCTTCACTTTCGTCTCCGCTTTTCCCATCGTCTTTTTGATCTTTCGATTCAGACGAACTGGATCGTTGCGTCGCAAGTTGCTTCGTCACGTCCTGAATGTAACGAGAAGAAATCAAGTTCcatcattcattttttttcccccctttttttttgcttcccaCTTTCTAATGGAAGTCTCAGCATGTTTATacttttctcccttttttggTGGTGTCTGGTCGTCTTTTTTGCCTCCATTGTGCCTTTTGACGCTTGTATCGATCTGCCTCTAGACGGACGTGCTCGTGGAAGAGTCTACGGGATTCGTCCATCTGTCGCTCGATCTCTTCATCCCAATCGAGCGGTTCGTGTGGATCGGCCGCACCACCACTTGTCATCTTCACCTCCTCTtcgttctttcttttattcttcttgCTCTTTGCGTCGTCGCCGAGCACCGACAATTGACATCTGGTGCAGGCAAATCCCTGGCTTTTGCGCACGTCTTTCAATCGCTTCCAGTCGGCCATCATCGAGCGGACTAATGCAATTCGACGACGACTAGCCGCGTAGTAGTCCCCTCGGGTCCAACCAAtcgcctccctttttttttttattattttttttaaatcaaagctcataaaaacagaattttctttttttgcaaacTAAATAATGTGCGGGGGAGGGGGGAGTACCGGTATGAAGCGATGCGTTGGAGTTGAGCGGTCATAATGGCCTGGTCGGCTCCGTTGAATTGGAGCCGTTCGACCAGTTCGACGGCCTCGTCGTGGGCTTGATAGAGGGCCCTCAACTTACGGGCGAGCACGTCCATTTGGGCGGCGGTGATGTCGGTCGAGTCGGCCGCACGCAGATCGGTCGATGAATAAGTGGCCCATTGGCTGCACAGTCGCGCCGCTAAAACGTTTTCCTGACCGAATAGCCAATGGTGATGGAACTCGATGGCGCTGACGAACACGTGCAGTGGATAAACTTGTCGATCAGGGACGTTTCTGGCCATTCTCCCATCGTTTTCCATTAATTTTCCGTTCTGAATGGCATCGCGGGATGTTGCCGTGCAGAAAGCAAAAAATATCGTGAGagtttttgtttagttttttttttaaatgaaacaagaagaagaagaagaagaagaaaatcaattaACTGGAAGATAAACTGGATGAAAGCCGATCGTTGATGGATCCACCTGGGCGATGATGTTGCGGATGAGATAGGGACGTAATGGATCAGGTAGAACGGCTAATGTTGCATCGGAGCGGAACCATTTAGCCTTTTTTGTCGTGGTGGTTTCTCGGCCGGCCTCTTGCAACCGATGACTGGCCGGCTGTTGTTGCTCTTGTTGCGGCTGACTCATCACCAGACGCCGTTCGAGAAGGCGCCACCTGCGACGGCAGCATTTGGGTGGTGAGCCGACGTAAAGGCCGTCTTCTTCCGGCGACCACAACTGCGTTACATCGTCCACTTTTTCATCCAGGCTCActggaattttttattttttattttttcaagacTCGATTTGAAttattcgtttttcttttcgggaAGGGGAGGGGGTGGGGGAATCGTAATCAAGAGAAACACACCCAAGTCGTTTggggcaaaataaaaaaaaaaaaataaaagaaatgtaCGTGTCCGCACCTGGAATTTGTGACGTGATGGTGACCAGTTCTGTCCAGCTGGCCGGATAGTAAAATGCCGGCTGGTAGTAACTGTAGTGATGAATTGAGTCGGTCGTACTAAGACGGACATTATTGTCGTCTGACTGACCAAGCGAATCGTCTAACACgaccatttatttttattttttttttaagaaaccCCCCCCATAAGAAACGCGggaattttaaattgttgatcattgtttttctttgaattgaaaaaaaaaaagaaaagatgaattATTAATTGGTTTTTACCGTCATCGTCTGAATAATGAACGCCCTCTGGCGAATTGAAGAAGTGGATGGCGTCTGCGGTCGATGGCTGCaatcacgaaaaaagaaataatgccAATCATTATCAACTTGGGAATTTATTTTcacgaaacaacaacaacaattatATACCCGTTCAACGTGAAATGCTTTTTTATTCGGCAAATCAAAACAACTATATCGAAACGTCGAACAATCGGTCGTTCTTTTTTACACTcggttttctctctctcgttttctttttttcgtgaCTTCCGGTCTATAAAGTCACGCCCGGTTGTCCtctattcctttttttttttttctatgtatATCATCTAGAGTAGAATTCTATTGGTCTATATAGACTGTTTTCtcacgagagagagagagggccttcctctttttttttttttgaatgttgGGCAATGAATGAAGTGgcgaatggaaagaaaaatcagCTAACCGCAACATCACGGCGATgtgatgaaaaacaaaacaaacggttttctttttttttttttctttttctctgtcCGTGACATCGTTTCGTAGACTTTAACAGCACAATTCCACCATTGTGAATTCTAACTGTTATCGGAAAACAATGAAattctttctgttttctttttctctttaaaaaaaagaaattaaggcGCCAAATTTgaatccctttttgttttttaaatccccGATAGAGTTGTCTTTCAAATCGCGAtttaaaacacacaaaaaaatgagcAAAACAGTTGAAAcaggccattttttttttctcaatgtTGACTTGCTGCAGCCGGCCCGATGTGCCCAGCGCACCCACCTGCCACCACCATCCGCACACCgtgtctttatttttttcttttctgatccGCTCGGCATAACTCCATCGACAgccgtttgttttctttttgccgttttctttctatgtttctttatttttattttttttcttccggtCCTTCTGCTCTTCaacaccttttctttttttataaactTCCTTCCCCACCCAACCtatcccccccccaaaaaaaacaaaccaattTGTACAACCGAAAATAAATTCGGTCATcatcggtaaaaaaaaaaaaaaaatgggaatttcattttcaaagaaagCAGATGTCATCGTCCGTTAGGTGGGTTGGCAAGACGGTCGACTACTTCCGACAATTATGGCCGATATCAACTCTTATCGATTGCCCAGCAAGAAAACGCGCGTGTTACAAACGAACGGGGGGGGGATCACGCAGCTGTTCTTCCGAAACACATTTTCTTGTTGTCTTGTTTTCCCATTGCGTGATGTGTTTTACCTTTCCGTTATAGCACCCAAAACACTCTCTAtttttaaacagaaaaagaaaaaaacaaaaacggatgGATTATTAGATGCCAAAGAAACCCTTCGTCTGCATATCTGTCGCCCCCCTCTCTCTCACTGCACTCGTTCCATGTGAGCTTTTCTTCCTTAGAAATTGTACGGTACGGCAGTCTTGCGTGGACGCAGGTGTCTCTTGATTAGTCAACGATGGAAAGAGAAGGAGAATGAACGTCCAGTTGTGGGGCtattttgtcttcttttttttatttatcctAACACAAACGTATACGGGCAGATCCCAACTGGCCGGCTGTGTCGTTGGCGGGATTCAACGGACCGTTCAACACACTCGAACACATggcccctttttatttttcgttcatTCAACTAAcgaatttttttggttttaccttttgaaaatttatttggtTGGCTATAAAGACAATGAACTTGTCGTTTGTTCtcgaaagaaaatgaatgcaAGTACCTGACGTCGGATTCTGGCAATGAGACGTTgccatttcttgtttttagcCGAGGGCCGATGCGTGACGCTTCcttcgtccttttttttttaaattgatttttttgaaattgaatcAAGTATTagaaggttaaaaaaaaaacaaaacaaaatacagtACGTCTAAATAGGGAAACAGTTGGGCGATATGTACCGTATCGGGTCGGGCGTCGAGTGTTTGTATCTGGTCTTCCATCTGCAAAGTCGATGGGTCTTCTTTTCGTTGGTTCTCTCAGCTTTGCTAATGGAAACTATTCCGCACTGTTTACTAAACGCGACTCGTGCAGACGATGTCCAGCAGCAGGGCAGCCAACGAGAGCGAGAGAAACACAAAGGGCAGAATGTGGGCGCAGCGTCGGGCACTCGAAACTCTGTACCGAGCGTTTCTgctttttgtcttttcaaaacaaatctgTCGTCATGACAACCGATTCGGAAACATCGCAATCGGGCAACtcttccttattttttttttttttcaaatttttatctGTCGAATTTATCATTTGGAAATGAATTAAAGTTGATTGTAATTCAAGAATAGAGATAGGGGCTTTTAGTTTATTTCAGGGACGGGCACGTGCCCTCTTCCATATCCCGTGCAACCGGATTAAAGGTCTCATTAAACAGCCGATAACTTGTGTTTCCCACTCTCTCGTTCGTCGTTGCTCTCACTATGGTGAGCTTACAGAAGCGATGCCCGGCGGAGTGGGGGGGGGATATAGAAGTCACGTGTCTTGGACCAATTAAATATTTGTTCCGTTTTTATCCATTGCTCTCTTCACTCGTGTTATCCCCCCCCCTTACGTATTATATTTTCTCaacgagcaaaagaaaaaggaggaagAAGTGAAGGATAGTTCCTACCGCTAGCTACCAACTTCCGGCCGCCCTATTCTAATATGCGGATGGCTTACTCCGGACACGAGCTTTCTATGGGTCACGTGGCTTGGCGTACTcctttaatattttttttttgttccctttttctcCAATTTTCATTTGCTTTCGGGCCCACTCCCCTTTGGGTATACACTGACGGTATTAGATTATATACGTATCCCTCCCCATTTTCATTGTGGGATCGATACCAGTGAGTcaccaaactttttttttcttacaatgGGATGGCCAGAGTTTTAACTTCGTTTGTTTA
Proteins encoded in this region:
- the LOC116920142 gene encoding coiled-coil and C2 domain-containing protein 2A isoform X1, whose amino-acid sequence is MDQDFTADEIQQAFHLWIRDKPQNISIQLFHKIRQSQKKWILLAVVNVPIPSANASFAKQPERHLKFQSALVEQPTDDFGTVGCGWKQPGQENEQNQQEKWTSGTLVVKIGWGTDSQGNIKAPINTDVPPTANAETSVWINTKTQLDPNDPANAETLDKIEKMKRLEWRAGKSDREVVKNDDEQTFCSAEQFDSNVRFQLLRRRADETKPFAHLTMIPSRPDEIPNHLIHLLDGSAKTGSSFDRTEEDDPVNPLDALRRRGQRKWLELYPAVADRLSSSSQKRLQLVDLVMEDHIPDISTFGGQLMPVFFKAHRPLRPERKERNPMPLLAGLTIHTTEQVTLRVNVIRALNLPHKIERGSMVHPFVEVSFQKCSARTTAGNGTSPTWNQELSLPVQFSEGVRSLAYLQSIRDDLFIQLFDEVVVDILEDDRQRDASVHQRYERHWLGGFKIPFQVVYKWNKIDGTFTLNTPMVPIGYEYNHYNHDGPLLTVLISIHPAVSPPRINQVNGPSMEDEVLVEYINGWKNSLFKEFPHLDGLIDPLVVNEKAMTVYIGRYLTPLRTPRATARIQ
- the LOC116920142 gene encoding coiled-coil and C2 domain-containing protein 2A isoform X2; this translates as MEDQIQTLDARPDTDEGSVTHRPSAKNKKWQRLIARIRRQPSTADAIHFFNSPEGVHYSDDDDDSLGQSDDNNVRLSTTDSIHHYSYYQPAFYYPASWTELVTITSQIPVSLDEKVDDVTQLWSPEEDGLYVGSPPKCCRRRWRLLERRLVMSQPQQEQQQPASHRLQEAGRETTTTKKAKWFRSDATLAVLPDPLRPYLIRNIIAQVDPSTIGFHPVYLPNGKLMENDGRMARNVPDRQVYPLHVFVSAIEFHHHWLFGQENVLAARLCSQWATYSSTDLRAADSTDITAAQMDVLARKLRALYQAHDEAVELVERLQFNGADQAIMTAQLQRIASYREAIGWTRGDYYAASRRRIALVRSMMADWKRLKDVRKSQGFACTRCQLSVLGDDAKSKKNKRKNEEEVKMTSGGAADPHEPLDWDEEIERQMDESRRLFHEHVRLEADRYKRQKAQWRQKRRPDTTKKGRKDVTKQLATQRSSSSESKDQKDDGKSGDESEGEPEAPTDREFDEEQTRADIIKTMEESLMPSGETIPNLLWIPDGPDKRSWYNQRPGTA